The Acidobacteriota bacterium genome contains the following window.
GCATCCGCCTCCGCCACCTGCTAACTTGGCGTCATGTTGCGCAATGCGAGAACACGGGTGAACCGGGTGTGGACGCCGGCTCTGGTGTTGGCGGCGCTTTTCGCCATGCCGCTGGCCGGGACGTCTCAGCAAGCCTCCATCCGCTATCTTCCCAGGCCATTGCCCCCCCGACTTCCGCGTCCCCGGACACGGTCACTGACAGGCCCCTGCCTGACCTACTCGGCGTGGAGCGCGTCGCGCGGGTCGACGCCCAGGGCGCGGCGGGCCGGGACGTAGCAGGCCGCCAGAGCCGCCAGCAGCAAGATCAGCGAAGTGGAGGCCAAGGTGAGCGGATCATAGGCCGAGACGTTGAACAGCAGGCTCTCCACGAAGCGGCCCAGCACCAGCGCGCCCGCCATTCCCAGGACGCAGCCCACCACGACCATGACCAGGCCTTGCCCCAAAACCAGACGCAAGATGTCCCCGCTCTGGGCGCCCAAGGCCCGGCGGACGCCGATTTCCTGCGTCCGCTGGCCCACCAGCAGGGCCATGACGCCGGTGACTCCGGCGGCCGTGATGAGCAGGGCCAGCAGCGAGAGCAGTCCGGTCAATACGGTGGTCAGCCGCGCCGGCGCCACCGAGTCGGCCCGGATCTCCTCCAGGGTCTGCACCGAGTCCACCGTCTGGTCGGGGTCGATTTCACGGACCTTGCTGATCAAGCTCTGGGCCAGGGCGCTGGGATCGCCGGCGGTCCGCACCACCAGCCGGGAGGAAAAGGGAGCCTGGGCGAAGGGCACGTAGATCTCGTCGGCGGGCCCCTTGTCCAGGCCGTACTGGCGGATGTCGCCGATCACGCCCACGATAGTGATCCAGTCGCTGTCGCCCATGGCCGCCGAAATGCGCTTGCCCACGGGATCTTGGTCAGGGAAGTGACGTTGCGCCAGCGAGTGCGTGATGATTGCCACGCGGTTGGCCTGAGCATCGTCTCCGGCATTGAAAAAGCGTCCTCTGAGGAGAGGAATGCCCACGGTGCGGAAGTAGTCGGGCGAGGCGAAGCTGTGAGTGGCGATGCGGGGCGTGTTGCCGGCCTGGCGTCCCTCGATGTTGAATTCATGGGTCATCCCCTGCTGCTGGTTGAGAGGAACGACGCTGACGATTCCCGCCGAGACCACCCCCGGCAGGGCCCTGACCTCTTCCTCGACCTTTTCCATGAAGGCCTTGCGAGCCTCGCGGACGCCTGCCGGGCTCTGCGCGAACTTTGTGAAGTTCAGCCCCACCCGCATCGAAAGCACTTGCTCGGGCTGGAAGCCGGCGTCCACCTGCTGCAACTTGACGAAACTGCGCACCATCAGTCCGGCACCGGCCAGCAGAACCAGCGATACGCCGACCTGGGCGACCACCAGGACCTGGCGCAGCCTTTGCTTGCCGCGTCCTGAGGAGGAGCGGGTGCCGTCGCTGAGCGCTTTCTGAAGGTCTTGGCGGGGCTGCAAGGCGGGCAGGGCGCCGAAGAGGATTCCCGCCGCCATCGAAACCAGCAGGGTAAAGAGCAGCACCCTGCCGTCCACGGTGATCTCGGGCGCCCGCGGCGTGAAGCGGGCGGCGAAATCCACCAGCAGGTCGAGACCGGCGTAAGCCACCAGTAGTCCCAATAGCCCTCCGCCCAGGGCCACCAGCGACGACTCCGTGATCATCTGGCGCAACAAGCGCAGCCGTCCCGCCCCCAGGGCCGAGCGCAAAGCCATCTCCCGCTCGCGGCGCAGCAGGCGCGACAGAGACAGGTTGGCGACATTGGCGCAAGCGATCAGCAGCACCAGTCCCGAAGCCGCCAGCAGAATCAAGAAAGTGGGCCGGGCTTCCCGGGTCAGCTCGTCCTTGAGCTGGGTGGCCCTGGCCGCGAAACCGGATTCGGGAGGATAGCTCTCGCTGTGCTCGGAAGCCATGCGGCGGGCCACCGCCGCCACGTCCCGTTCGGCGTGCTCCAGCCTGGAGCCCTCCTTGAGCAGGGCGAAGACATTCATCATGCGCGCGTTGCGGTTGTCGATGAAGCCTTGACTGGAGCGGGTGGGGCAGTGAGAGGTGGGCATGTAGACGTCGTTGTAACGCGGATACTGGGGAAGCGGCGGCAAGACGCCCACCACCTCGTGAATGTTGTCGTTGACCTTGAAGGTCTTGCCGATGATGTCGGGATCGCTTCCGTGGCGTCCCGCCCAGTACTCGTAACTGAAGACCAGGATGGGAGGAGTGCCGTGCTGGTCCTCTCCCTTCTGAAAAGTGCGGCCCATCATGGGCTCTACGCCCAGCACGTCGAAAAAGTTGGCCGACACCACTCCCGTGCGCACCCGGTGGGGTTCCAGCTCGCCCCAAATGGTAAAGCCCATCGAATGGTATTCCACGACTTCCTGCAGCGTCTGGTTCTGGGCCCGGTAGTCCTCGATCTCCTTGACCGAGAAGGGCATCGCCTGAGTGCCGCCCCGGTTGGTCTCCTGGTGGATGATGACGATGCGCTCATCCTGGGCGTAGGGCAATGGCTGCAAGAGGACGCCGTTGACGATGCTGAAGATGGCCGAATTGGCGCCGATGCCCAGCGCCAGGGTCAAGACGGCCAGCAAAGTGAAGGTAGGCGCCTTGCGCAAAGTACGCAGGGCGAAACGAAGATCTTGTCCTAGATTCTCTATCAAAACTGCACACCTCGTGTTTGCCGCAACCTGGCGTCGGTGCCGGTCTACTCCCGTGAGCATCTGACAGCATAGGACATTTTATTTTTTAACACAAGTGAAAATATGAAGCGGCAGTGACTTGGGGAGCCGGACCGCGGCAGGCCGCGATCCGGCTTTCGGCTTACTTACTGGCCCGAGTGGGCCTTAAGCGCCTGGCCGATGTATTCCCACAGGTCATCGTCGACCGGCATGCCGTGTTTTTGCAGCACCCGGGGGCCGCCCTCGGACTGATACAGGTTGCCCAAGGACTGCTCGATGTCGGTCTCGCCTCCGGTGAATTCGGCGATCAGCGCCTGGTACTTGGAGACCGCCTCGGAGAGCTGCGGGCTGTGCGGGGCCAATCCTTCAGAACGGGCCTCTTCAAAGCGCTTGAAGAGCTGGGTCCACTCGCCTTGGACTTCTTCGATGCGCTCTTGGCCGATGGCCTTCCCGCGCTGCTTGAGCCGCTCCAGTTGTTGTGGCGTGTAGTAGTTCTCGATCATGCTCATAACCTCCATTGTCTCGAGGAATTGATCCACCGAGACGTCGTCATTGGCGCGCAGCCGGTCAGCCATGGCCCCCAGCCGCCGCAAGAGCGTCTGTTGGCGTTCGGCTTGTTGGCGGACGCGCTCGATGTGCATTTCCAACACGCGCAGCGGGGAATAATCGGAGCGGTCCAGACACTGGCTGATTTCTTCCAGCGACATCCCCAACTGCTGTAGAGAGCGGATGCGGTAGAGACGTGCCAGGTCGTCTTTGCCGTAGAGCCGATGGCCTCCTTCGCTCTGATAAGAGGCCGAAAGCAGTCCGATCTCGTCGTAGTAGTGCAGGGTGCGGACGGTGACTTTCGTCCGCCTGGCCAGCTCTCCGATTTTCAGCAAACGCATGTCGATGTCCTTTGCGGCCTGGTCATGAGGAAATCCCCTTCCCAAGCCGTCCAGGAATGGAGGCTAAGTCCTCACGTTACGTGAGGTTCAAGAAAAAAATGAAAGGAATGGAATTTTACTTCTTGCGGTGGGTGAAGGCCAGGCCCGACCAGACCTGGTCGATGGCGCAGATCTTGAAGTCGACCAATCCCAGGGACAGTCCCAGTTCGCGCACGATGGCCTGGGTGACGTCGGTCTTGACGCCGGAGGCTTTCTTGGGCCAGGCGATCCAGAGGCGCTGAAAGTCTTGGCGCTGGGCGATCTTGGGAAGCCGTTGCCTGAGGCGGGAGGCCGAGTCGACGAAGAAGATGATCAGATCGCAATGGCCCTGCATGCGCCGGCGCAGGGTGACATCGTCGGGCAGTTGGCCCAAGGTGTTGTGGAAGTCCTCGGGGGCGCCGGACAGCGCCACCGTCATTCCGGCTTTGATGCCGAGTTTCTTGGGCAGAGGCGTGCCCGAGTATCCGGCCAGCGTGGAATCGGGAACGACAGGTTTTTCAGGAGGATTGGCCATGGCTTTTCGCAGCGTTGTCCCGATTTCGTCCCACTCGCAATAGAAGGCGTCGGGAAGCGCCTCGCGCACCTTTTCTTTCTTTGACGGATCGCCGTCCACGAAGATCAGAGGAATCCCGCGAGTGAGGGGACTCTGGCGCAGTCCGAAGGCCACGTCGCGACCTGCCGAGGGCAAGCGCGAGAGGTCGATGACCACCGCATTGGGCGGGTTCTGGCGCAGTTTGCGGAAGAGCGCCTGGCCCCCCTCAGGGTCGGTAAACTCGACCGCGAAACCCTGGTTCTGCAAGCGGGTGACCCGCTCGGGCAGCTCCTCCGCCTTCCAATGAATCAGTCGAATCCTCTTCATGACAGATAGATTTGTGGCAGACTCCCTACCTTGTAGAGTCGGCGCCAGGCTAAATGCCTTCAACACTTTAAACATTTTTGAAGGCGAGAAGGCAAGGGATTTGTCTCGTGGAGCATACCGTAAATTTCTATCCTCTCCTGGTGGTGACGCTGTTGGCTGTGGCTGTGCCGGTGGTCTTGCAGCGTTTTCGCGTCCCCATCATTGCGGGTGAAATCCTGGCTGGGATCGTTGTGGGGCCGACGGTTTTCGACCTGCTGGGAGGCGACCCCAATCCCTGGCTCGAGTTTCTCAAGCTGTTCGGCTTCGTCTACCTGATGTTCCTCTCCGGACTGGAGATCGACTTCGATTTGTTAATCGACCGGACCGAAGTGAAGCGGGCTCGGGGGGTGAAGCGGCTGGTCAATACTCCGCTCAAGGCGGGCTTGCTCTTCTTCGCCCTCACTTTGGTGCTGTCGATGGGCGCTTCGCTGTGGCTGATCGTGGAAGGCTACGGCAGGGACCTGGTCATCATGAGCCTGATCTTCTCGACCACTTCGCTGGGGGTGGTGATGCCGGTGCTCAAGGAACGCGAGCTGACCTTCACCGACCTGGGGCAGTACATCCTGGTGGCTTCGGTTGTGGGCGATTTCGCCACCGTGTTTTTGGTCAGCGCCTATGTGACCGTCTACACCGCGGGGCTCAGCTTCGAGATCATGCTGATCCTGGTGCTCCTGGCGGCCACCTTTCTCATCTACCGGCTGGCTCACGTTTCCCGCCGTCACCTGCCGCTGGAGCGGCTGGTAGAAGAGCTCTCTCACGCCACCGCGCAACTGGACATCCGCGGGTCGCTGGCGCTGGCGGTGGTCTTTATCGCCTTGGCCCAGGGCCTGGGGGTGGAGGTGATTTTAGGGGCCTTCCTGGCCGGCGCCATCGTTTCGCTGCTGTCCGATGAGCAGGGTTCGGATCTGCGTCCCAAGCTGAACGCCCTGGGCTACGGCTTTTTCATTCCCATCTTTTTCATCATGGTGGGGGTGGACTTCGATATCCACGCGCTGATGGAGTCTCCCGAGGGGTTGGCCGCTGTTCCCATCTTCATTTTCATCGCCTTCGCGGTGAAAATGCTGGCGGCGCTGGTCTACCGTCTCCGCTTCACCTGGCGAGAGGTGATCGGCATCGGTTCGCTGACCTCGGCCCGCCTCAGCCTGATCATCGCGGTGGCTGCGGTGGGGGTTAATCTGGGCGCCCTGTCCGAGGCCATGAACTCGGCCATCATCCTTCTGTCGCTGGTGACGGTGGTGGCGGCGCCGTCAGTCTTCAACCGGCTGATCCCCATGACCCGCCACAGCCGCAGGCACGTCATCATCGCCGGCTCGCCGCCTCAGGCCCGCGTGCTGGCTCAGCGTTTGGCGGAACGTCACGAGCCGGTCATCGTGGTGACCGCCAACGCCACTTTCGTCGAGGAGGCCCTCAAGGCCGGCATCGACACCATCAAGGTCGAACCTGGAAAACACGCCAAGGGCTTGGCCAAGGCGCGTCCTCAGGAAGCTTCGGCGCTGGTCTGCATGCTGGAGGACGAAAACGCCATCGAGGATTTGGCGCCCAAGGCCCGGCGCGAACTGGGCATCCCCACAGTGATCGCCTATGTGCAGGACCGCGACCGGGCCGAGCGTTTGCGCAAGGAGGGTGTCAAGATCGTTGATCCTACTTTTTCCCTCATCGTCATTTTGGAGGCCATGGTACGGCATCCCCAGGCGTTCTCGCTGCTGACCGACTTCGACACCGAGCGCGACGTGAGGGTGGTGCGCATGTCCAACGCGGCCCTGGAGGGGCGCCGGCTGGGCGAAGTGAGTCTGCCCGGCGACGCCCTGGTCCTGGTGGTCGACCGCGACGCCGAATTGGTCATCCCAAGGGGCGGCACCCAACTCTACCGGGGCGACCTGCTGACCGTGGTAGGCTCGCCAGAGGCCGTCGAGCTGGCGGCCGAGAAACTGACGGCCCACTGAAGGGTTGTCGGACCGGCTTGAACTCGCCGGGGGAGTCCTTTAGCCTCAGGAGATGTCCTGGGCACAGGCGGCCTCCTCTCCGGCTGCCGTATAATCACGTCTTTGGAAGAGGAATCCATGAACAGTGAGTTCCAGTTCGAATGGGGGGAGCAGGACTTCCCCGGTGAAACGACCTCGTTGCGCAAGTTCGGCCCCTTGAGAGTTTGGCATAGGGCCTCCAAGGGAGATCTCTGGCTGGCCTGGATGGAGGTCGGAGAGCAAGGGCCCGAGCCTGAAACTCCCCACCACTTCGATGACAAGTGGGTCCGCTATGCTTTCAGGGGCAATCCCCGCAAGATCCGCTTCTTGCCGGTCTTTCCCGACCGTCCGGTTGTGATGCAGCCCGAGGCCCCTTTCTTTTTGACGCCCAAGAGCGAGGCCCGCGTTTATGTCAACATTCCGCTCTGGGTGCGGGTCGAGTTGGCCGACAATCAGACCACGCTGCTTCGCGAGATTCCATCGCTTGTCCTGTCCAATACCTGGCAAGGATCGTTCTTCGAGGGCGACTTGGCCTACTGGCTCTCCACCCGGGCCCGCCGCGAGGTCGAGCCGCCTATGCAGTTGCCTCACACCGCCGTCTGTCCCATCCAAATCCACAACCGCTCGGAAGAGGAACTGAAGGTGGAGAAGATCTGCCTGCGAGTCGGTTGGCTGAGCATCTTCGAGAAGGAAGGGGTCTTCTTCGGCGATGCCTGCCATGTCGAGTACAGGGGAACCGACGACACCAGCCAGGTTGAAGCCAAGGGGCGGGCGCCTCGGGAGGCGTCGGGAGCCAAGCTGATCACGCGTCGGCGTACTCCGGCCCGCAGAGGGCTGGCCTCGACCTTCTCTCAACTGAAATCGCTGCCCGGACTGGGCATCTTCACAAGCTAAGCGGTATTGCATCAAGGAGCCACAACCATGCAGTTAGCGGCAATGCAAATCCTGGGCTATGACCTGAGCGGCGTCTTGACGCCCGAGCGGATCGCAGACGCGGTGCGCGTGCTGCTCACCATTCTGATCGGAGTGCCCTTGGTGTTCGGATTCTCGCGCTGGATCAAGCGCATGATCTCCAAGCACATCGGAGTCCAGCAGGCCATGCTGGCCGGCAAGGGAACTTCCATCCTGGGGCTGGCCGCGATTCTGGTAATGGTGCTGCAGATCCTGGAATTTCCGCTCTCAACTTTGCTGGGGGCTGCCGGAATCTTCTCCCTGGCGATCGCATTCGCTTCTCAGACCAGCGTTTCCAACATTATCAGCGGGATCTTTCTGGCCACCGAAAAGACCTTTAAGCCGGGCGATCTTCTTACGGTCAGCGGCTTCACCGGGGAGGTGATCTCAGTCGACACCCTGTCGGTCAAGCTGCGCACTTTCGATAACCGTCTGGTGCGAATTCCCAACGAGAACATGATCAAGACCGAGATGCAGAATTTCACCGCCTTCCCCCTCAGGCGCATCGATCTCAATGTGTCGGTCGCCTACAAGGAAGACCTCAAGCGGGTGCGGCAGATTCTGCTGGACATCGCCACCGAGCATCCGCTGGTGCTGCAAGAGCCCAAGTCGCTGGTGATTCTGGCCGGCTTCGGGGCCTCTTCGATCGACATTCTCTTTGCCATCTGGGGTGTCAAGACCGACTTCCTCACCATCAAGAACGAAGTCACCGAGACCATCAAGCGGCGGTTCGACGAGGAAGGCATCGAGATCCCCTTCCCCCACCTGTCGCTCTACAAGGGCGAGGCCAGCGAACCCTTTACGGTCAGGGTCATTCAGGACGAGCCGGAGTCCGCTACCGGGGTCTAGCGGCTTTGCGGGAGGAGTCTGGAAAGGGCGCCTTCCAGAGAGCAACCTGCTTCAGGGGACCAGGGGGGGGCACGGCTGGTGCCGACTCTACAAGGTAGGGAGTCTGGGGGGCCACCAGGGAGCAACCTGCCTCCGAGGGCCCCGGGGGGAAACAGGCCTGGTGGGAGGAGTCTGGGGGAGGACGCCCGCCTTCCAGGGAGCAACCTGCCTCAAAAGGACCGAGGGGAAACAGGCCTGGTTGGAGGCGCATCCCTGCGGCGATGGGCAGGATGAAGCGGTACGGCTCGCCGTTTGTCTTTGCCTGGACGTTCATAGAAGAGTCAGCACAGCGGTCGCTCGACCCTCCGGTGGGGATCGCCGCAAGGATGCGCCTCCCACCCGGCGACGATCCTTTCCACACACCAACCCCACCGCCGGCTGGCGATCTTGCAGGAGGAGTCCGGGGGAGGACGCCCGCCTTCCAGGGAGCAACCTGCCTCAAAGGACCGAGGGGAAACAGGCCTGGTGGGAGGCGCATCCCTGCGGCGATGGGCAGGAGGGTGCGGTACGGCTCGCCGTTTGTCTTTGCCTGGACGGCTCATAGAAGAGTCAGCACAGTGGTCGCTCGACCCTCCGGTGGGGATCGCCGCAAGGATGCGCCTCCCACCCGCCGACGATCCTCTCCACACACCAACCCCACCGCCGGCTGGCGATCTTGCAGGAGGAGTCTGGGGGAGGGCCGCCCATCCGCCGACGATCCTTTGTACGCAGCACACCCACCACTAGCGGCTTTCGCTGTCGGGGACGGTGTCGGGGCGGCGCAGTCCGGGGAGGCGGGAGAGGTCGCCCGAGAGCTGTCCGCTGTCACGCACTTGACCGTAGATGTCCTTGGTCTGGAAAAAGATGCCCTGCGGACGCACCTCCACGACCACGTAGCCGTGAAACCGTCCGTCGGGAAACTCGGGATTAGGGAAGGCGTGCTGGAGCTGCGAACGCCATCCGGGGACGGCGTCACGGGCCCGCTGCTGGTAAGCTAGAAAGACCTCCTCATCCTCGAACAACTCGCGAATGTCCTGGGGATCGGAGAGCGGCTTGCCTCGCAGGCGCACGCCTCCGTTGCCCACCACGAACCAGTTGAGGACATGGACGTAGCTGTCGCCGTTGCGGATGACCTCGCGCCAGCGCTCGTAATAGTGAACGTGGCCGGTGAAGACGGAGGTCACCTTGCTGCTGCGCAGCAGGTCGGTCAAGTAGAGCCGATGCTCGCCCGCCGTGAGTCCGGGGATGGTCTGGTTGATCATCATCTCGCGGTGTCCCGGATGGCCGCCGAACAGACCGAACTTGGGCTTGTTCTCGTCGCTGGAGAAGGGGGAATGGTGCATGAAGATGAACCTGGCCCGGATAGCCGGGTCGTTCTTGGCCCGGTCCAACTCGTCCAGCAGCCATTCCAGTTGCTCTTCCCGCAGCCCCCGATAGGGTTCGAGTTGATGAGTGGCGGCGTATTTGCCTTCATCGATGAAGAGGTTTGAATCGAGGCAAATGAAGAGGACTCCGGCGTATTCGAAGCTGTACCACAGCTTCTGTTCCTGCAAGTCGCCCATGTGAGCGTTTTGGGGCAGCTCGCTCAGCCGTCCAAGCACGGTGCGGAAGAAGCCGGTGAATCCCGCCCTGCTGGCGGGGCTGCCCCATTCGACATCGTGGTTGCCCGGCGAAGGAAAGAAAGGCGTATGCTCGACCAGGGGTGCGGCAACGCTCAGGAAATCCTTCACATAGCCCTCTCCATCGTCCTTGGAGATGTCGCCGGGATGAATGATGAAGGCCACGTCTTCCTCTTTCATCATCTGCTCCACCAGGCGGTTGTGGCCCTCGCGGTGGTTGTGCTGAATGTCTCCGTAGACGAGAAAGCGGAAGGATTGGCCGGCTGATGGCAGAGGCAGTCCGGGAAAAGGCAGTGCGGGCCCGCCCGGCCCATCCGAGGAGGCTGGAGGAAGCAGCCAGAGCGAGAGCAGGAGAAGGCTGGGCGCATGCAACATCGGCTTCATTATAAGGCACTGGCGCCGGTCGCTTCTTGTACCGCATCGATGGAATACCCAGGGGGCGGGTCGGCATTTCTCTAAGTGGGGGCGGAAAGGACAAAGTGAAGTACGACTACCACTTGATGGTTATCGGAGC
Protein-coding sequences here:
- a CDS encoding cation:proton antiporter encodes the protein MEHTVNFYPLLVVTLLAVAVPVVLQRFRVPIIAGEILAGIVVGPTVFDLLGGDPNPWLEFLKLFGFVYLMFLSGLEIDFDLLIDRTEVKRARGVKRLVNTPLKAGLLFFALTLVLSMGASLWLIVEGYGRDLVIMSLIFSTTSLGVVMPVLKERELTFTDLGQYILVASVVGDFATVFLVSAYVTVYTAGLSFEIMLILVLLAATFLIYRLAHVSRRHLPLERLVEELSHATAQLDIRGSLALAVVFIALAQGLGVEVILGAFLAGAIVSLLSDEQGSDLRPKLNALGYGFFIPIFFIMVGVDFDIHALMESPEGLAAVPIFIFIAFAVKMLAALVYRLRFTWREVIGIGSLTSARLSLIIAVAAVGVNLGALSEAMNSAIILLSLVTVVAAPSVFNRLIPMTRHSRRHVIIAGSPPQARVLAQRLAERHEPVIVVTANATFVEEALKAGIDTIKVEPGKHAKGLAKARPQEASALVCMLEDENAIEDLAPKARRELGIPTVIAYVQDRDRAERLRKEGVKIVDPTFSLIVILEAMVRHPQAFSLLTDFDTERDVRVVRMSNAALEGRRLGEVSLPGDALVLVVDRDAELVIPRGGTQLYRGDLLTVVGSPEAVELAAEKLTAH
- a CDS encoding DUF432 domain-containing protein yields the protein MNSEFQFEWGEQDFPGETTSLRKFGPLRVWHRASKGDLWLAWMEVGEQGPEPETPHHFDDKWVRYAFRGNPRKIRFLPVFPDRPVVMQPEAPFFLTPKSEARVYVNIPLWVRVELADNQTTLLREIPSLVLSNTWQGSFFEGDLAYWLSTRARREVEPPMQLPHTAVCPIQIHNRSEEELKVEKICLRVGWLSIFEKEGVFFGDACHVEYRGTDDTSQVEAKGRAPREASGAKLITRRRTPARRGLASTFSQLKSLPGLGIFTS
- a CDS encoding ABC transporter permease yields the protein MIENLGQDLRFALRTLRKAPTFTLLAVLTLALGIGANSAIFSIVNGVLLQPLPYAQDERIVIIHQETNRGGTQAMPFSVKEIEDYRAQNQTLQEVVEYHSMGFTIWGELEPHRVRTGVVSANFFDVLGVEPMMGRTFQKGEDQHGTPPILVFSYEYWAGRHGSDPDIIGKTFKVNDNIHEVVGVLPPLPQYPRYNDVYMPTSHCPTRSSQGFIDNRNARMMNVFALLKEGSRLEHAERDVAAVARRMASEHSESYPPESGFAARATQLKDELTREARPTFLILLAASGLVLLIACANVANLSLSRLLRREREMALRSALGAGRLRLLRQMITESSLVALGGGLLGLLVAYAGLDLLVDFAARFTPRAPEITVDGRVLLFTLLVSMAAGILFGALPALQPRQDLQKALSDGTRSSSGRGKQRLRQVLVVAQVGVSLVLLAGAGLMVRSFVKLQQVDAGFQPEQVLSMRVGLNFTKFAQSPAGVREARKAFMEKVEEEVRALPGVVSAGIVSVVPLNQQQGMTHEFNIEGRQAGNTPRIATHSFASPDYFRTVGIPLLRGRFFNAGDDAQANRVAIITHSLAQRHFPDQDPVGKRISAAMGDSDWITIVGVIGDIRQYGLDKGPADEIYVPFAQAPFSSRLVVRTAGDPSALAQSLISKVREIDPDQTVDSVQTLEEIRADSVAPARLTTVLTGLLSLLALLITAAGVTGVMALLVGQRTQEIGVRRALGAQSGDILRLVLGQGLVMVVVGCVLGMAGALVLGRFVESLLFNVSAYDPLTLASTSLILLLAALAACYVPARRALGVDPRDALHAE
- a CDS encoding mechanosensitive ion channel family protein — encoded protein: MQLAAMQILGYDLSGVLTPERIADAVRVLLTILIGVPLVFGFSRWIKRMISKHIGVQQAMLAGKGTSILGLAAILVMVLQILEFPLSTLLGAAGIFSLAIAFASQTSVSNIISGIFLATEKTFKPGDLLTVSGFTGEVISVDTLSVKLRTFDNRLVRIPNENMIKTEMQNFTAFPLRRIDLNVSVAYKEDLKRVRQILLDIATEHPLVLQEPKSLVILAGFGASSIDILFAIWGVKTDFLTIKNEVTETIKRRFDEEGIEIPFPHLSLYKGEASEPFTVRVIQDEPESATGV
- a CDS encoding MerR family transcriptional regulator, which codes for MRLLKIGELARRTKVTVRTLHYYDEIGLLSASYQSEGGHRLYGKDDLARLYRIRSLQQLGMSLEEISQCLDRSDYSPLRVLEMHIERVRQQAERQQTLLRRLGAMADRLRANDDVSVDQFLETMEVMSMIENYYTPQQLERLKQRGKAIGQERIEEVQGEWTQLFKRFEEARSEGLAPHSPQLSEAVSKYQALIAEFTGGETDIEQSLGNLYQSEGGPRVLQKHGMPVDDDLWEYIGQALKAHSGQ
- a CDS encoding metallophosphoesterase, translated to MLHAPSLLLLSLWLLPPASSDGPGGPALPFPGLPLPSAGQSFRFLVYGDIQHNHREGHNRLVEQMMKEEDVAFIIHPGDISKDDGEGYVKDFLSVAAPLVEHTPFFPSPGNHDVEWGSPASRAGFTGFFRTVLGRLSELPQNAHMGDLQEQKLWYSFEYAGVLFICLDSNLFIDEGKYAATHQLEPYRGLREEQLEWLLDELDRAKNDPAIRARFIFMHHSPFSSDENKPKFGLFGGHPGHREMMINQTIPGLTAGEHRLYLTDLLRSSKVTSVFTGHVHYYERWREVIRNGDSYVHVLNWFVVGNGGVRLRGKPLSDPQDIRELFEDEEVFLAYQQRARDAVPGWRSQLQHAFPNPEFPDGRFHGYVVVEVRPQGIFFQTKDIYGQVRDSGQLSGDLSRLPGLRRPDTVPDSESR